In Saccharomyces cerevisiae S288C chromosome VIII, complete sequence, a genomic segment contains:
- a CDS encoding uncharacterized protein (Helicase-like protein encoded within the telomeric Y' element) yields MDRKRSFEKIVVSVMVGKNVQKFLTFVEDEPDFQGGPIPSKYLIPKKINLMVYTLFQVHTLKFNRKDYDTLSLFYLNRGYYNELSFRVLERCYEIASARPNDSSTMRTFTDFVSGTPIVRSLQKSTIRKYGYNLAPYMFLLLHVDELSIFSAYQASLPGEKKVDTERLKRDLCPRKPTEIKYFSQICNDMMNKKDRLGDVLATAQRIRRRYNKNGSSEPRLKTLDGLTSERWIQWLGLESDYHCSFSSTRNAEDVVAGEAASSDHDQKISRVTRKRPREPKSTNDILVAGRKLFGSSFEFRDLHQLRLCHEIYMADTPSVAVQAPPGYGKTELFHLPLIALASKGDVKYVSFLFVPYTVLLANCMIRLGRRGCLNVAPVRNFIEEGCDGVTDLYVGIYDDLASTNFTDRIAAWENIVECTFRTNNVKLGYLIVDEFHNFETEVYRQSQFGGITNLDFDAFEKAIFLSGTAPEAVADAALQRIGLTGLAKKSMDINELKRSEDLSRGLSSYPTRMFNLIKEKSEVPLGHVHKIWKKVESQPEEALKLLLALFEIEPESKAIVVASTTNEVEELACSWRKYFRVVWIHGKLGCCRKGVSHKGVCH; encoded by the exons aaattcaatagaaagGATTACGATaccctttctcttttttacctCAACAGAGGATACTATAATGAGTTGAGTTTCCGTGTCCTGGAACGTTGTTACGAAATAGCGAGTGCCAGGCCGAACGACAGCTCTACGATGCGTACTTTCACTGACTTTGTTTCTGGCACACCTATTGTAAGGAGTCTTCAGAAAAGCACCATAAGGAAATATGGATACAATTTGGCACCCTACATGTTCTTGTTACTACACGTAGATGAGCTatcgattttttctgcatACCAAGCAAGTTTACCtggcgaaaagaaagtcgACACAGAGCGGCTGAAGCGTGATCTATGCCCACGTAAACCCACTGAGATAAAGTACTTTTCACAGATATGTAACGAtatgatgaacaaaaaggacCGATTGGGTGATGTTTT AGCTACAGCGCAACGTATACGTCGACGATACAACAAGAACGGTTCATCGGAGCCTCGACTAAAGACGCTTGACGGACTCACTTCCGAGCGCTGGATTCAATGGTTAGGCCTTGAAAGCGACTACCATTGTTCATTCTCTAGTACTCGGAATGCGGAAGACGTAGTGGCAGGTGAGGCGGCGAGTTCAGATcatgatcaaaaaatttcaagagtaACGCGAAAAAGGCCCCGAGAGCCCAAGAGTACAAACGATATCCTCGTCGCAGGCCGGAAACTCTTTGGCAGCTCCTTTGAATTCAGGGACTTGCATCAGTTGCGCTTATGTCATGAAATATACATGGCAGACACACCCTCTGTGGCAGTACAGGCCCCACCGGGCTATGGTAAGACGGAGTTATTTCATCTCCCCTTGATAGCACTGGCATCTAAGGGCGACGTGAAATATGTGTCGTTTCTGTTTGTACCGTACACAGTGTTGCTTGCTAATTGCATGATCAGGTTGGGCCGACGCGGTTGCTTGAATGTGGCCCCTgtaagaaactttattgaagaaggttgCGATGGCGTTACTGATTTATACGTGGGGATCTACGATGATCTTGCTAGCACTAATTTCACAGACAGGATAGCTGCGTGGGAGAATATTGTTGAGTGCACCTTTAGGACCAACAACGTAAAATTGGGTTACCTCATTGTAGATGAGTTTCACAACTTTGAAACGGAGGTCTACCGGCAGTCGCAATTTGGGGGCATAACTaaccttgattttgacGCTTTTGAGAAAGCAATCTTTTTGAGCGGCACAGCCCCTGAGGCTGTTGCTGATGCTGCGTTGCAGCGTATTGGGCTTACGGGACTGGCCAAGAAGTCGATGGACATCAACGAGCTCAAACGGTCGGAAGATCTCAGCAGAGGTCTATCCAGCTATCCAACACGGATGTTTAATCTAATCAAGGAGAAATCCGAGGTGCCTTTAGGGCatgttcataaaatttggaagaaagtgGAATCACAGCCCGAAGAAGCACTGAAGCTTCTTTTAGccctctttgaaattgaaccaGAGTCGAAGGCCATTGTAGTTGCAAGCACAACCAACgaagtggaagaattgGCCTGCTCTTGGAGAAAGTATTTTAGGGTGGTATGGATACACGGGAAGCTTGGGTGCTGCAGAAAAGGTGTCTCGCACAAAGGAGTTTGTCACTGA